Proteins from a single region of Octopus bimaculoides isolate UCB-OBI-ISO-001 chromosome 11, ASM119413v2, whole genome shotgun sequence:
- the LOC106880006 gene encoding uncharacterized protein LOC106880006 isoform X1, with amino-acid sequence MGCKQTSSDCQAVVRDRRLCAMKTLFFITAVLFCWQNTAGCGNHKRREKPDQYLTLSSKPQHEIIQETGVSDKTNSGPSQKSLMTNQIIQQLKYQLSHLEMQIVSNNDTSSTINRIWQLVGAADSFGLKDLNHMLSLFTKLSREAIQLLQAHDYEGKNNPHGHLVMVVKAMLMSLHEAGIIRDRDLVG; translated from the exons atgggatgcaaacaaaccagcagcgactgtcaagcggtagtgagggacagacggctgtgtg caATGAAGACCCTCTTTTTTATCAcagcagttttgttttgttggcaGAACACTGCAG gtTGTGGAAATCACAAAAGAAG AGAGAAGCCGGACCAGTATCTGACACTCTCCAGCAAACCGCAACATGAAATTATACAAGAGACAGGTGTTTCTGACAAAACGAACAG TGGCCCTTCTCAGAAGTCCCTGATGACTAACCAGATTATACAGCAACTGAAGTATCAACTCAGTCACTTAGAAATGCAAATTGTTTCAAACAAT GACACATCCTCAACAATTAACCGCATCTGGCAGCTGGTTGGAGCAGCAGACTCATTTGGCTTGAAGGATCTCAATCACATGCTGAGCCTGTTCACCAAACTCAGCCGAGAAGCAATTCAACTGCTGCAGGCCCATGATTACGAAGGGAAGAACAATCCCCATGGTCACCTGGTGATGGTAGTGAAAGCTATGCTAATGTCTCTACATGAAGCTGGAATTATAAGAGATCGAGATTTAGTCGGATAA
- the LOC106880006 gene encoding uncharacterized protein LOC106880006 isoform X2, protein MKTLFFITAVLFCWQNTAGCGNHKRREKPDQYLTLSSKPQHEIIQETGVSDKTNSGPSQKSLMTNQIIQQLKYQLSHLEMQIVSNNDTSSTINRIWQLVGAADSFGLKDLNHMLSLFTKLSREAIQLLQAHDYEGKNNPHGHLVMVVKAMLMSLHEAGIIRDRDLVG, encoded by the exons ATGAAGACCCTCTTTTTTATCAcagcagttttgttttgttggcaGAACACTGCAG gtTGTGGAAATCACAAAAGAAG AGAGAAGCCGGACCAGTATCTGACACTCTCCAGCAAACCGCAACATGAAATTATACAAGAGACAGGTGTTTCTGACAAAACGAACAG TGGCCCTTCTCAGAAGTCCCTGATGACTAACCAGATTATACAGCAACTGAAGTATCAACTCAGTCACTTAGAAATGCAAATTGTTTCAAACAAT GACACATCCTCAACAATTAACCGCATCTGGCAGCTGGTTGGAGCAGCAGACTCATTTGGCTTGAAGGATCTCAATCACATGCTGAGCCTGTTCACCAAACTCAGCCGAGAAGCAATTCAACTGCTGCAGGCCCATGATTACGAAGGGAAGAACAATCCCCATGGTCACCTGGTGATGGTAGTGAAAGCTATGCTAATGTCTCTACATGAAGCTGGAATTATAAGAGATCGAGATTTAGTCGGATAA